From Etheostoma cragini isolate CJK2018 chromosome 1, CSU_Ecrag_1.0, whole genome shotgun sequence, a single genomic window includes:
- the kcna4 gene encoding potassium voltage-gated channel subfamily A member 1 translates to MEFAMVGADGGCNSHLPYGYAQARAREKERERERQAVHSRAAAAAAAAEGGSGEEGGVGGSTSTSSAPLLNNRQHQSRAAYSTNANTGSDGTASRPSSSSSSSTSSSSSSSSQPPQQQQEPEQQQRVLRERKKQRGVGRWRRSRTTLGGDLRHSELALLGSEEDIMIEEEEEAEGAEEEEEDAEEEKGGRGSKRSSFLCNMGDEEETVSLTDRRPQSGYESVYNECGCCERVVINVSGLKFETQLKTLTQFPDTLLGDPDKRIRYFDPLRNEYFFDRNRPSFDAILYYYQSGGRLKRPVNVPFDIFSEEVKFYELGDEAILKFREDEGFVKEEEKPLPEDEFKRQIWLLFEYPESSSPARGIAVVSVLVIVISIVIFCLETLPEFRDEKEYLQPRHNSTQPDHGFTPFNDPFFLVETVCIIWFSFEIIVRFFASPSKPDFFKNIMNSIDIVSILPYFITLGTDLAQHQGNGQQAMSFAILRIIRLVRVFRIFKLSRHSKGLQILGHTLRASMRELALLIFFLVIGVILFSSAVYFAEADEPTSQFTSIPDAFWWAVVTMTTVGYGDMKPITVGGKIVGSLCAIAGVLTIALPVPVIVSNFNYFYHRETDNQDEQAPVVESMPPGCPYFPDFLRKFKGSPSGSSLGDKAEYMEMEEGLTESLCGLDKSPSKGNGTDIGRKNSTNSKSVQTDV, encoded by the coding sequence ATGGAGTTTGCCATGGTGGGTGCGGACGGCGGGTGCAATAGTCACCTGCCTTACGGATATGCCCAAGCTCGCGCACGGGAAAAGGAGCGCGAGAGGGAGCGCCAGGCTGTCCATTCGAGAGCCGCGGCTGCTGCGGCCGCAGCTGAAGGTGGGTCAGGTGAGGAGGGAGGAGTGGGGGGGTCCACCTCCACCTCGAGCGCTCCTCTCCTTAACAACCGCCAGCATCAGTCTCGCGCCGCCTACTCCACGAACGCCAACACCGGCAGCGACGGGACCGCCTCgcgcccctcctcctcctcctcctcctcaacctcctcctcctcctcctcctcctcacagccgccacagcagcagcaggagcccGAGCAGCAACAGCGAGTTCTCAGAGAGCGGAAAAAGCAGCGCGGCGTCGGACGGTGGAGACGCAGCCGGACGACTCTCGGCGGGGACCTGCGCCACTCGGAGCTGGCGCTGCTTGGATCCGAGGAAGACATCatgatagaggaggaggaggaggccgaGGGAgccgaggaagaggaggaggatgcggaggaggagaaggggggccGGGGTAGCAAGAGGTCGAGTTTTCTGTGCAACATGGGTGATGAGGAGGAGACCGTGTCGCTCACTGACAGAAGACCTCAGTCCGGATACGAAAGTGTTTACAACGAGTGCGGCTGCTGCGAGAGAGTTGTCATCAACGTGTCGGGTCTGAAGTTTGAAACTCAGCTCAAGACTCTCACTCAGTTCCCGGACACTCTCCTGGGAGACCCCGACAAGCGAATCAGGTACTTCGACCCGCTAAGGAACGAATACTTCTTCGACCGGAACCGACCGAGTTTTGACGCCATTCTTTACTATTACCAGTCAGGGGGGCGGTTGAAAAGACCAGTCAACGTCCCGTTTGACATCTTCTCCGAGGAGGTTAAGTTTTATGAACTCGGGGACGAGGCGATACTTAAGTTTCGGGAGGATGAGGGTTTTGtcaaagaggaggaaaagccTCTGCCGGAGGACGAGTTCAAGCGCCAGATTTGGCTGCTTTTTGAGTATCCGGAGAGCTCGAGCCCTGCCAGGGGCATAGCGGTCGTGTCCGTCCTGGTTATAGTTATTTCTATTGTCATTTTTTGCCTGGAGACGCTGCCGGAGTTTAGGGACGAAAAAGAATATCTACAGCCACGACACAACTCCACTCAACCTGACCACGGATTTACTCCTTTCAACGACCCGTTTTTCCTTGTGGAAACGGTTTGCATCATCTGGTTCTCCTTTGAGATTATAGTCCGCTTTTTTGCGAGTCCGAGCAAACcggatttctttaaaaacattatgaaCTCAATAGACATTGTATCCATTTTGCCTTATTTCATAACCCTCGGCACGGACCTGGCGCAGCACCAAGGCAACGGGCAGCAAGCGATGAGCTTTGCCATCCTGAGAATAATCCGCCTTGTCCGGGTGTTTCGCATATTCAAACTGTCCAGACACTCCAAGGGGCTGCAGATCCTGGGCCATACCCTGCGCGCCAGCATGAGGGAGCTGGCCCTCCTCATTTTCTTCCTGGTTATAGGTGTCATCCTGTTCTCCAGCGCGGTGTACTTCGCCGAGGCGGACGAGCCCACCTCTCAGTTCACGAGCATCCCCGACGCTTTCTGGTGGGCGGTGGTGACCATGACAACGGTGGGCTACGGCGACATGAAGCCCATCACTGTCGGTGGGAAGATAGTGGGCTCCCTCTGCGCGATCGCGGGCGTGTTAACCATCGCGCTCCCGGTACCGGTCATAGTGTCCAACTTCAACTACTTTTACCACAGGGAGACGGACAACCAGGACGAGCAGGCGCCGGTGGTGGAGAGCATGCCCCCGGGCTGCCCCTATTTCCCGGACTTTTTAAGGAAATTCAAAGGCTCGCCCTCTGGCTCATCACTGGGGGACAAAGCGGAGTATATGGAGATGGAGGAAGGCTTGACGGAGTCGCTTTGTGGTCTGGACAAGAGCCCCAGTAAAGGAAACGGCACAGACATAGGGAGGAAAAACAGCACTAACTCCAAATCCGTTCAGACTGACGTGTGA